TTGATTTCTTTTTCGATAAGGTAGTTTTTGGCGATTGTAACATCCGTCTTCAATATCTTGCCTTGCGGCGCATTCTTCCATGTTTGCAAGCCCATGTGGGGTTTTGAAGCGTTGGCTCTTTCGGCGACTATCTGAGCGGCGGTCTTCCCGGTAATCGCCCAATGCAGTTTGTTCTGCACGGTCTTGAAAAAGGTTTGGGTTATATCCGCATCTTTATCGTAGTTAATGCTGCATTGCTGATATATGTCTGTGATTTTTTGATAGAAGCGCCTTTCGCTCGCCCGTATCTCCCTTATGCGTTCAAGGAGTTCGTCAAAGTAATCCTTCCCAAAACGCCTTCCCTGCTTTAGCCGTTCATCATCCAAGACAAAGCCCTTGACGATAAACTCTTTCAGGGTCTTTGTCGCCCAAATGCGGAATTTTGTAGCCTGCCGGCTGTTTACCCTGTAACCTACTGCAATAATTGCATCAAGATTATAGAAGTCAACATCCCTGGCCACATCACGACTGCCCTCCTTTTGAACTATCCGAAATTTCCGGATAGTTGCTTCGTGGCGCAATTCTCCTTCATCAAATATGTTTTTCAGGTGATCATTGATAGTTCTAACATCTTTTCCAAATAATTCCGCAATTCGCTTTTGGCTTAGCCAGAAGGTTTCGTTTCCGAAAAATACCTCAACATGAACATCCCCATCAGGCGAGGAATAAAGGATAATATCCGAAAAATGAGATTTTGATTTATCGCTCATATCGTCTTAAAATCCATCCCCCTCCCTTCTCCTTGAGAAGAGGGAGAATTTAAGGTTTCGCAAATTTTCTTCAAAACTTCTAGCAAAGTGTAGCCGGCAAGTTCAGGGTAGTAAGGAGAACCTCTTCCTCAGAGATATAGCGCTTCCAAGAATGCCCAGAAAAATTCCGCCGGCAATAAGCCCGCATAAAAAATAGGTTGTTAAAACCGGCAGGTTGACCAGCGAAGCAAAAACCGGAGGGGTTTTCAGCATCAAAATTTCTCTGGCCGTATGCAGAATGCCTACTGCTGTAACCGAGCCTAAAAAACCCTCCACAATGCCTTCAATTAAAAACGGGGCCTTTATAAATATACCTGTTGCCCCCATAAGACCCAGTATTTCTATCTCCTCTCTTCTGGCATACACCGCAAGCCTTATGGTATTTGATACAATAAATACCGTGGCTAAGAGGAGAAAACCGCCTATTATTAAGGCAAACACCTCTACAAATCTTATAAAGGCAAAGAACCTGTTAAGCCACTCCTGACCGTATTGAACATCCTCAATACCGCTCGTTGTCTTAAGTTTTGATATAAGGCCTCTAATACCCTGCGGCGTCCTGAATAGATTTTTTACCTTAATCTCCAGCGATGCGGGAAATGGGTTTGCGCCTAAACCCTCTAATATCCCTTTTTGTCCCTTCAATTCTTCCTTAAATACAGAAAAGGCCTTTTCCTTTGAGATGTATTCCAAACTCTCCACCTCCGGCATGACAGCTACATCTCTTTCTATATTTGAGATTGCATCAACGGATATGCCGTCTCTCATATAAGCTATAACCTGAATCTCGTTCCCCATGCTGCTTAGCGTATTACTCAGGTTTATAAAAATACCAAGAAATAATCCGCAGATAGCCAGAGAAATAGCAATTGTTGCTATTGTCACAATGGATGTTACAATATTGACCTTTATATTCTGGAAGGCCTCAGAAACAAAATATACAAGCCATCTAAGGTAATTCAAATTCCACCCTCTTGAGTCAGA
This DNA window, taken from Deltaproteobacteria bacterium, encodes the following:
- a CDS encoding virulence RhuM family protein, which encodes MSDKSKSHFSDIILYSSPDGDVHVEVFFGNETFWLSQKRIAELFGKDVRTINDHLKNIFDEGELRHEATIRKFRIVQKEGSRDVARDVDFYNLDAIIAVGYRVNSRQATKFRIWATKTLKEFIVKGFVLDDERLKQGRRFGKDYFDELLERIREIRASERRFYQKITDIYQQCSINYDKDADITQTFFKTVQNKLHWAITGKTAAQIVAERANASKPHMGLQTWKNAPQGKILKTDVTIAKNYLIEKEIKELERIVSMYLDYAENQAARQIPMKMKDWVQKLDAFLRFNEYQILKNAGKVSNSVAKQLAEGEYEKFRVVQDREFESDFDREVKKVMGKKLKYK
- the ftsX gene encoding permease-like cell division protein FtsX; translated protein: MNYLRWLVYFVSEAFQNIKVNIVTSIVTIATIAISLAICGLFLGIFINLSNTLSSMGNEIQVIAYMRDGISVDAISNIERDVAVMPEVESLEYISKEKAFSVFKEELKGQKGILEGLGANPFPASLEIKVKNLFRTPQGIRGLISKLKTTSGIEDVQYGQEWLNRFFAFIRFVEVFALIIGGFLLLATVFIVSNTIRLAVYARREEIEILGLMGATGIFIKAPFLIEGIVEGFLGSVTAVGILHTAREILMLKTPPVFASLVNLPVLTTYFLCGLIAGGIFLGILGSAISLRKRFSLLP